The Streptomyces sp. JB150 genomic interval GGGCAGCGGGCGGACAGGAGTGGCGTGCGTGGGGCAGTATGGCCCGCGATGCTCAGAGGAGTCGTACACGTACTGGCCTGGTCGCTCGCCACCGGCGCGGCGACCACCCTGTCGTGGTGGGGCGTTCACACCGTGATGGCGGGAACTGCCTACGATCCGCCGCGCGCCCTTCCGGTCGTCTCGGCCGAGCCCACCGCCGTGCCGGACGAGCCGCCGCCCACCTCGGCGAGCACCCGCCGCCCGCAGCCGCCGACGAGCGCCCCCGCCGCCACGCGCCGCCCGGACCCGGCACCGTCCCGGACCCCGGCCGCCCGGCCGAGCGCGTCCCCGCCGGCCTCCGCGACCGCGTCCGGCCGGGTGCGCAGCTACACCACCGAGGGCGGCCGGGCCGTGTTCGACCTGGGCGAGAGCTCCGCGACGCTGGTGTCGGCGACACCGGGGGCGGGCTGGTCGATGCAGGTGTGGAAGACGCAGACGTGGATCCGGGTGGAGTTCAGTTCGGGCGCCGAGCGGGTGTCGGTCTTCTGCACCTGGCACGACGGCCCGCCGCGCGTGGAGATCGGCACGTACTGAGGCGGCCGCGAGCGCGTGGAACGCGTGGCGCGCTCGGAGTGCATGGCGCGCGTGGCGCGGCGTGGCGCGCGTGGCGCGCACTGTGGCGGCGGGAGCGGACGGCGGAGTCAGCGGAAGACGGACTCCGGGGGCGCGGGTGAGGCGACCGCCGCCGCGTCCGTGACGGGGGAGGCGCCGCCGGTGAAGTCGGTGAGCGCCCTGCCGTGTTCGACCCGGCCCGGGTGCGGGTCGGAGGCGGCCCGGCGGGTCAGCTCGGCGACCGGCAGGGGCAGGTCGGAGGCGACGAGTACGGCGTTGCCGAACCGCTTGCCGCGCAGCACGGCCGGGTCGGCGACCAGCGCCAGCTCGGCGAACCGGGCCGCGGCGGTGGCGATCTGGCCGCGCAGGTGGGCGAGGGGCGGGCCGTCGGCGAGGTTCGCGGCGTAGACACCGCCGGGCTTCAGCGCCCTGCGGACCTCGTCCAGGAACTCCGTCGAGGTGAGGTGGGCGGGGGTGCGGGCGCCGCTGAAGACATCGGCGATGACCAGGTCGGCCCAGCCGTCCGCGACCTTGGCGAGCCCTTCCCGCGCGTCCGTCGAGCGCACCCGGATGCGCGCGTTCGGCGCCAGCGGCAGCTCTCTGCGGACCAGTTGGACGAGGGGCGCGTCCCGCTCGACGACCTGCTGGGTGGAGCGGGGGCGGGTGGCGGCGACGTAGCGCGCCAGGGTCAGGGCGCCGCCGCCGAGGTGGACGGCGGTCAGGGGCCGGCCGGGCGGGGCGGCGAGGTCGATGACATGGCCGAGCCGCCGCTGGTACTCGAACGACAGATACGCCGGATCGTCCAGGTCAACGTGCGACTGCGGCGCCCCGTCGATCAGCAGCGTCCAGGCCCGCGCCCGGTCCCGGTCGGGTATCAGCTGCGCCAGCCCACCGTCCACGGCCTCGACGACCCCCTCCGCGGCACCCCCCGCCCGCCGGGCCTTCCTGGACTTTCCCATCCAGCCATTATCAGGGCACCGGGCTGGAGCGGCGCAGCAGGCAGGGGAGGGCGACGAGTGCGGGCTCGGTGGGCCCCCGCCTGGCGACCGGTAGACCGCAGGGCCGGGAGGTCGACGGCCCGTAGGCCGGCCCGGCGGCCGACGGGCCCACCCCGGTCGTCAGCGGCAGCTGTCCGCCGCCGCGATGATCCGGGCCGCCTCCCCCAGCGCCCGGCGCAGGACGGCGGGGTCGGTGGCGGTGTCGGACTCGCCGGGTGGGAGGAGCCAGCAGGTGCAGTCGCCGTCGGGGGTGCCGGGGGCGGCCGGTGCGGGGACGAGGCTGAGGCCGCGGCCGTCGGTCTCCGTACAGGTGCTGCCGGGGACGTCCCAGGCCGCCGCGGTGCCGGGCGGCACCAGGAAGCCGAGGGTGTCGCCGTGGTCGTCGTGCAGGACGGGGCCGACGCCGTCCCCGTCGCCGCGCCGCAGGATGTCGACCGCCTCGAGGCCCTGCCGGGCCGGGACCGTCACCAGGTCCCAGGCGGCCTGCGCGTACGTGTCGGTGCTCTGGCTGGTCTCCATCCCGGCCTCCACCACGGAACCCCTCCTTGCGCCGGCGGTTCGGGAGTCGGGCGGCTCCCGGTCCGTCGTGTCCAACGCGCGACGGCGTCAACGGCAACGGCGGAAGACCGCCGCAAAGGATGGCAGTTCATGGCAGATGACGGATGACATATCCGGTTTTGTAGCCAAACACAGCGTGCCGAACCGGCGACAGCAGGTACGTTCTTGCCCGCCGGAAATCAAGGGCCTGACACCGATAAAGCCAGCAACAGGGCAGTTTGGTCAACTCGGCCCGGATTCCGGCACGGTTCGACGGTTCGCACGAGAGGACCCGGCCATGGCGTCGTCAACGGTGACCTCGTCTCAGCCCAGTCGGCCGCCGCGGCCGAACCTCGCCTTCCGGCAGCTGCGCGGGCGGCGATCGCCGGCCGAGTTCGCGGCGGCGGTACGCCGGGCCGCGCGGGAGATCGGCGAGCGGGTCAGCTGTGACGCGCGCTACATCGGCCGGGTGGAGGCGGGCGAGATCCGCTGTCCCAACTACGCGTACGAGCGGGTGTTCCTGCACATGTTCCCCGGCCGCACGCTCACCGACCTGGGGTTCGCACCCCGTTCGTCCGTCCGCGGACGCGGGGCGCGCGCCGCCGCGGACACCACCCCCGCGCACGACCGGATCCGGCCGCACACCACCGGTGAGACGGGTGCGGGGTTTGAACCGTATGACCCGCCGTACCCGCAGTATCCGTACGACCTGTCCGACCCGTACGGCCCGCACACCGACTACGAGGAGAGCGACGTGCTGCGTCGCGCATTCATGACCGGCGGTGGCGCCACCGTGGCCGCCGCCTCGCTCGCCCCCATCGGGCTCGCCCTCGACGCGAGGGCCGCGCAGCGCCCCGTCCGCCGCGTCGGGGCGAGCGAGGCGAGCGCCCTGGAGGACGCCGTCCGCCGGATCCGGCTGCTCGACGACCGGCACGGCGCCGACGGCCTCTACCGGCGCGCGGCGGCCCCGCTGCGCGCCGCGTACGCGCTCCTGGACGCCGGTACGACCCGGCAGGCGACCGCCGACCGGCTGCACTCCGGCGCCGGTGAGCTCGCCATCTCGGTGGGCTGGCTGGCGCACGACTCCGGCCGGTTCGACGACGCGCGGTCGCACTACGCGGAGGCGCTGGCCACCGCGCGGATGACCGGTGACGACGCGCTGGAGGCGCACGCCTTCTGCAACACGGCCTTCCTCGCGCGGGACGCCGGGCGCCCCCGGGAGGCGGTGCGCGCCGCGCAGGCCGCTCAGCGCATCGCGCGCCCCCTGGGCTCGTCCCGGCTGATGTCGCTGCTCGCGCTGCGCGAGGCGGGCGGCTGGGCGGGGCTCGCCGACCGCGCGGGCTGCGAACAGGCCCTCACGCGCGCGCAGGCCCTCTTCGCGCGGGGCCCCGCGGACGCCGACCCGGAGTGGATGAGCTTCTACGGCGAGGCCGAGCTGGAGGGGCTCGAAGCGCAGTGCTGGTCGGCCCTGGGCGACTGGCAGCGTGCCGCGCGCCACGCGGGGCGGGCGGCGCGGCTCCAGGACCCGCACTTCACCCGGAACATCGCGCTGTACACCGCGGAACTGGCGGACGACCTCGCCCGCGGCGGCCACCCGGACGAGGCGGCCGCCGCGGGGATGCGGGTGCTGGACCTGCTGGACCAGGTGCAGTCGTCACGGGTGCAGACGATGCTGGCGGGCACAGCGCGGGTGCTGCTGCCGCACCGGCGGGCGGCCGGGGTGTCGGAGTTCCTGGACCGGCACGCGGGGCCGGCGCGTACGGCGTGAGCCGGCCGCAGCCGGGACAGTGACCGCGCGCGGTGACGGGACGGTGACCGCGCGGGGAGGACCGGGGCGCGTGGTTGCCTGATGAGGGAAGCAGCCGCCGCCGCGCCACGCTCGGCGACGGCTCAGCCCGCCAGGTGCCCCACGTCGTTCCAGCTTTCGACCGCCGGTTCGCCGTAGGCCCAGCCCAGGACCGACAGGGACGTCGGGTTGAGGCGGATGCGGGAGGCGAAGGAGATCGGCAGGCCCAGCCAGCGGGCGCCGATGGTGCGCAGGATGTGACCGTGGGCGAAGACGAGGACGTCGCGGTCGGCCTCGCGGGCCCAGGCGACGACCTCGTCCGCGCGGGCGCTCACCTCGGCCAGGGTCTCGCCGTCGGGGACGCCGTCGCGCCAGATGAGCCAGCCGGGACGTATCGCGTGGATCTCGGCCGGGGTCATGCCCTCGTACGCGCCGTAGTGGAACTCCATCAGCGTGTCCCAGGTCTGCGCGCGGTCCCCGAACCCGGCGAGTTCGCAGGTCTCGCGCGCGCGGGAGAGCGGGCTGGTGCGCACCTCGGCACCGGGCAGGCCGTCGAACGGCGCCCGGTGCAGCCGCTCGCCCAGCAGCTTCGCGCCGCGCCGGCCCTCGTCGAGCAAGGGGACGTCGGTCCTGCCGGTGTGCTTTCCGGACAGCGACCACTCGGTCTGTCCGTGCCGGGCCAACAGGATGCGCGGTGCCATGAATGACCTTTCCGGGGAAACCAGAGGCGGAACACGTCCATCATCGCGCACGCTGTGTGGGGGCAACCCCGGGGGCGATCTCTGCGTCTTTGAAGGCCGGAGCGCCCTTGAGAGGCGCTATCTCGACACATGAGACGAAGGGGGAGGGCGATCGGATGCCGCAGTCCGAGTCACCAGGCATCGAGGCATCCGTACGGACCCGGCTGCGCTGGTGGACCGAGCTGCCCCTGATCGTCCTCGTCTACGCCTGCTACTCCGCGGGCCGGCTCCTCGCGCGCGGTGACGTCGCCACCGCCGTCGACCACGGCCTGGCCATCCTGCGGATCGAGAAGGCCCTGCACCTCAACTTCGAGCACCCGCTGAACCGCCTGTTCACGCGGGAGGCCTGGATAGGCATACCGGCGGACTTCTGGTACGCCTCGCTGCACTACCTGGTCACCCCGGCGCTCCTGATCTGGATCTTCCGCTCACGCACCGTGCACTACCGCGCGGCCCGCACCTGGCTGATGACCTCGACCTTCATCGGCCTGATCGGCTTCACCCTGCTGCCCACCTGCCCGCCCCGCCTGCTGTCGGCGGGACACGGCTTCGTGGACACCATGGCCCACTACAGCGCGTACGGCTGGTGGGGCGGCGAGGCGAGCGCGCCGCGCGGGCTGGGCGGCATGACCAACCAGTACGCGGCGATGCCGAGCCTGCACGTCGGCTGGTCGCTGTGGTGCGGCGTCATGCTGTGGCGGTACGGCGGGACGCGGCTGGCGAAGACCGCCGCCGTGGTGTACCCGCTGGTGACGACGATCGTGGTGATGGGCACCGCGAACCACTACTTCCTCGACGCGGTCGCGGGCGCCGCCGTGATGGGCGCCGGGCTGCTGCTCGCCCCGTACGTGATGCGCTGCGCGGACCGGGTCAAGGCTCGCCTGACGACCCGTGCCGCCCTCGTCCCCGCGGCCGCCGCACCCGTCGGCACGCCGCCCGTCGGCGCACCGGCCACGGCGGTCCCGGCGGTCCCGGTGGCCACCGCGTCCTCGATTGTCAGTGACGAATGCCAGACTTCGGCGGGTGAGCGAATTCCACGGCAGCGCGAGTCACGGTTCGGACCGGAAGCCGGGCCGAGTGCCGCACCCTCGGAGGCAGGGGGCGGCGCTCCGGCACCGGCTCGCTGAGCTGCGCGGTCCCGACGTACCGGCCAAGGCGCTCGACGCGCGTGCCCTCGCGGCGCTCGCCGCGAACCCCGGCTGCGCGCGGCGCGCCGTCCTCGACGGGGCCGGGGTGGACAAGACGAGACTGGCGGACGCGCTGGGCTCGCCGTCCGCCTTCGGGCAGTCGCAGTTCGCCCTGACCCGCGGCAACGCGTTCGAGGCGCGGGTGAAGGCGGACGGCGGCGCGGAGCTGGTGCGGCTGGCGCACCGGAAGCTGGATCCGGGCGCCGAGCCGCCGGAGCGGGCGGCGGTGCCGGACCTGTCCGCGTCCGGCCCCGAGGGCCGGGCGGCGCGGACGGCGCTGGCGCTGCGGGAGGCCGTCGAGGCGGGCGGCTGGACGCTGCTGGACCATCCGATGCTCGCCCTCGACGTCGCCGGGTCCCCCGCGTTCCTGGAGCCGGACGCGGTGGTCGTGCACCCGGACGGCAGCTGGACGGTCGTGGAGATCAAGTCGTTCCCGATGCTGGACGGCTCCGCGGACCCGGCGAAGGTGGGCGCCGCGGCCCGGCAGGCGGCGGTGTACGTGCTGGCGCTGGAGGACGTCGCGGCCCGCCTGGACCCCGCCCCGCGCGTGCGGCACCGGATCCTGCTGGTGTGCCCCAAGGACTTCTCCAACCTGCCCGCCGCGTCCGCGGTGGACGTGCGCAAGCAGCGCGCGGTGACCCGCCGCCAGCTGGCGCGGCTCACCCGGATCGAGGACATCGTCGACGCGCTCCCCGAGGGCACCTGCTTCTCCCCCGAGCTGCCGGCCGCCGAGCTGACCGCCGCCGTCGAGGCGGTGCCGGCGACGTACGCGCCGGAGTGCCTGTCCGCGTGCGAGCTGGCCTTCCACTGCCGGGAGCGGTCCCGCGCGGCCGGCGCGGTGACCTCGCTGGGCCGCGCGGTCCGCGCCGAGCTGGGCGGACTGACCACCGTCGGCGCGGTCCTGTCGGCGGCCCGCGGCGAGACCGGCGACCCGGCCGACCCGGCGGTCGCCGCCCTGCGCCGCGCGGCCCGCCTCCGCGCGGAGGCTCTGGCCACCGCGGACGCCGCGGGTGCCGCCACCGCGGAGGTCGCCCCGTGTCCCTGATCGCCACCCTCGCCCGGCTCGAGGCCGTCGACACCGGCCGGGCCCAGCCCGCCGCCACCGTGCGCCACCGCCACCTGTCCGAGCGGCCGCTGGTCCTCGTGCCGCTGACCACCGCCGGTGAGGCGGGGGCCCCGCTCGGCGCGCTGGTCGGCACCGACCGGGACGCGCCCCGCCTGCTCGTCGTCCCGCAGCCGCGCGACCGGGACCTGCGGTTCGCGTTCCTCGCCGACCTGGCGGACGTCGTCCTGCCGTACATCGACGGGTACGCGGACGCCGTCGAGGCCGCCGAGCGCACCGAGACCGACCCGGAGACCGGCAAGCGCGTCAAGGTCGAGGTCGACCTGTGCGCGGACGCGCCGCAGCTGATCGTGCCGAGCCGCGCGGGCATCGACTTCGTACGGCTGCTGGGGCGGTCCATGCGCTTTCGGCGTACGGCCGAGCAGGACCCGCAAACGCCGCATCCGGCGCCCCCGCGGGTGCCGCTGCTGGGCCGCTGGCTGACGCACTACGCGGAGCGGTCCCGGGTGCCGGGCTCGTCGCTGCTGCTGGCCGTGACCGACGTGCTGGCCCGGCACTGGGCGACCGGTCAGTCCGGCCTGGAGGACCAGCACCTGGGCGCGCTGCTCGCCTGGATCGACCCGCCGGAGGGCGTGCGCGGCGACGAGGCGGCGCTGCGCGCGGAGCTGGCCCGGGACGAGCGGGGCCAGCTGCGCTGCCCGCCGGCCGGCCCGGCCACCGACCCGGCGTTCGACAACAGGCTGCTCGCCCCGGCGATCGAGCGCTACGACCGTGCGCGCGGTGCCCTCGCCGCCGCCGAGGACGGTCCGGAGGCCGACGCGCGGCTCGCTGCCGTCACTGCCGCCGAGCGGGAGATCCGCGCCCTGGTGGAGAGTGTCACCCGTCCCACCTGGGACGCGGTGTGGCGGGGCCTGGACCTGCTGCGGGCGCTGCCCGAGGGCGGGCACGTCGAGGAGCGCTGGACGCGCGACCGGTGGTCCTTCACCGGGCACCGCGACCGCGTGCTGTCCGGCGAGCCGCCGCAGCCGCGCCACGACGACGCGGTGACCGCGGCGAACAAGCTCGCCACGCGGGAGCGGGAGCAGGCCCGGCTGGAGGCGCAGGAGGCTTTGGACGATCCGCTGGTGATGGCGGGGCGGCGGCTGGCCGGCGAGGCGTTCGCGGGCGAGGTCGTCGACGTGGAGATGGCATACAGCGAGGGCAAGCGTCCGAGCCCGCGCCCGCTGGTCACCGTCCGCACGGAGGACCGGCCGCACCTCGGGGAGCGGGCGAAGGTGTACCGCTCGCTGGGCGGCAGGCCGCAGTCCGCCGAGTTCGTGGCCGCCGAGGAGGACGGCGCCCTGGTCGTCCTGCGCGTCCTCGACAAGATGGGCCGCGGCAAGGAGCCGGAGCCGGGTTCGGTGCCGGAGAAGGGCGACCGCCTGTGCTGGACGCTGTTCGAGCACGAGCAGCGCGGCGGGGCCAAGCTGCCCGACCCGGAGGACACCCCGTGGACGCACGGCGGACCCCCCGGCGAGGAGCCCGCCCCCGAACCCGCCGACCCCGTGACCGAGGAGGACCTCCTGTGACCGCCGAGGCCGCCGCCACCGCCCCCGGTACACCGTCCGACCCCCGCGCCGCCACGACCTCCCCCACTCCCGGCTCCCCTCTCGCCTCCCCCGTCGACCCGGCGACCGCCGCCGCGCGGGCCACCGACGCGATCCTCCGTGACACCCTGCACGGCCCGGACCGCGGTGTCGTCGTGGACTCCCCGCCGGGCGCCGGCAAGTCCACCCTCGTGGTGCGGGCGGCGCTGGAGCTGGCCGAGGCGGGCCGGCCGCTGATGGTGGTGGCGCAGACCAACGCGCAGGTCGACGACCTGGTGCTGCGGCTCGCCGAGAAGAACCCCGAGCTGCCGGTGGGCCGTCTGCACAGCAGCGACGCCGACCCGTACGACAAGGCGCTCGACGAGCTGCCGCAGGTCCGTACGTCGGCGAAGGCCGCCGACCTCACCGGTCTGCCCGTGGTCCTCTCCACCGCCGCGAAGTGGGCCCACGTCAAGGCCGACGAGCCGTGGCGGCACGCGATCGTCGACGAGGCGTACCAGATGCGCTCGGACGCGCTGCTCGCCGTCGCCGGGCTGTTCGAGCGGGCGCTGTTCGTGGGCGACCCGGGCCAGCTCGACCCGTTCGCGATCGTCGGCAGCGAGCAGTGGGCGGGGCTGTCGTACGACCCGTCGGCGTCCGCGGTCACCACGCTGCTCGCGCACAACCCGGGGCTGCCGCAGCACCGGCTGCCGGTGTCCTGGCGGCTGCCCGCCTCCGCGGCGCCGCTGGTCTCGGACGCCTTCTACCCGTACACGCCGTTCCGCAGCGGCACCGGCCACGGCGACCGCCGGCTGGCCTTCGCGGTGCCGTCGGACGGCTCGGGCCCGGACCGGGTGATCGACGAGGCCGCCGCGTCGGGCTGGGGCCTGCTGGAGCTGCCCGCGCGGCACACCCCGCGCACCGACCCGGAGGCGGTGCGGGCGGTGGCGGTGGTGGTGCGCCGGCTGCTGGACCGCGGCGGTGCGGCCACCTCCGAGCGTTCTCCCGGTCCGGCTCCGCTGACCGCCGACCGGATCGCCGTGGGCACCGCCCACCGCGACCAGGCGGCGGCCGTCCGCGCGGCCCTCGCCGAGCTGGGTGTGCGCGATGTCACCGTGGACACCGCGAACCGGCTCCAGGGGCGGGAGTACGACGTGACGGTCGTCCTGCACCCGCTCTCCGGCCGCCCCGACGCGACCGCCTTCCACCTGGAGACGGGCCGGCTGTGCGTGCTCGCCTCCCGGCACCGGCACGCGTGCATCGTGGTGTGCCGCGCGGGCGTGGGCGAGCTGCTGGACGACTATCCGTCGACGGAGCCGGTGCAGCTGGGGACACTGGTGAAGTTCCCGGACGGCTGGGAGGCGAACCACGCGGTCCTGGCGCACCTGGCGGAGCACCGGGTGAGCTGGCGGCCGTAGGACCCGCCACCGGGTGAGCCGGCGGCCCGCCACCGGGTGAGTGGGCGGCCGCGGGGGGGCGCGCGGGGGGCGCCTCGGTCCACCAGGGAATGAACCCCCCGCCACCTCCCGTTGACGCCCATGACCCGACCGCATGGCGACGAGAGCAGGAGGCCCCACCGTGGCGGCAGACGACACCCGGGACGCCGAGACCCGCACCGGCGAAGGCGACGGCATCCAAGGCACCGCCCACGGCTCCGCCCCCGTCCCCCTGTCCGTCCTGGACCTGGTCGCGGTCGGCGCCGGCCACACCTCCACGGACGCGCTGCGCACCAGCGTCGCCCTGGCCCGGCTGGCGGAGTCCCGCGGCTTCCACCGCTACTGGGTCGCCGAGCACCACTCGATGCCGGGCGTCGCGTCGTCCTCGCCCGCGGTGATCCTCGCCCACCTCGCCGCCCACACCGGCCGCATCCGCCTGGGCTCGGGCGGGGTGATGCTGCCCAACCACGCGCCGCTGGTGATCGCGGAGCAGTTCGGCACCCTGGAGGCCATGGCGCCGGGCCGGATCGACCTCGGCCTCGGGCGCGCCCCCGGCACGGACGGGGCGACCGCGGCGGCGCTGCGCCGCACGGACCGGCCGGATGAGGCGGCGGACGAGTTCCCGCGGCTGCTGTCCGAGCTGACCCGGTTCCTGGACGACGACTTCCCCGACGGCCACCCGTACCGGCGCATCCACGCCGTCCCGGGCCCCGTGCAGGGCACCTCCCCCGGCGGTGTGCAGTCCCCGCACCGCCCGCCCATCTGGCTGCTGGGCTCCTCCGGCTACAGCGCCCGGCTGGCGGGTCTGCTGGGCCTGCCGTTCGCGTTCGCCCACCACTTCTCGGCGCAGAACACCATCCCGGCGCTGGATCTGTACCGGGAGTCCTTCAAGCCGTCCGGGGTGCTGGCCGAGCCGTACGCGCTGATCGGTGTCTCGGCGCTGGCCGCGGACGAGGAGCGGGTGGCGCGGCGCGAGGTGCGGGCGGCCGTGCTGAGCATGGTGCGGCTGCGCACCGGGCGGCCCGGACTGGTGCCGAGCCCCCAGGAGGCGGAGGCGTACGAGTTCTCGCCGCTGGAGCGGGAGTTCGCGCAGCAGTGGAGCGCGAACGTCATCCACGGCACCGCGGACGAGGTCCGTACCGGCCTGGACGATCTGCAGAAGCGCACCGGCGCCGACGAGTTGATGATCACGGCGAGCACGCCGACCGGCGAGGTGCGCGTGCGCAGCTACGAACTCATCGCGGACGCCTACGGGTTTCCGGCGGCCTGACCGGCCGGGCAGGCCAGCAGTTCGGAGATACGATCCGCCGCCACCGGCCGGGAGTAGAGCCAGCCCTGGCCGGTGTCGCAGCCGATCCGGCGCAGCCGCCCGGCCTGCGCGGAGGTCTCCACGCACTCGGCGGTGACGGTCAGTCCGAGCCGGTGGGCGAGCTGGATCATCGCCTCGACGATGACCTCGTCCGCCGGACTGGCGTGCGCGCCGCTGTCCTCGTACTGGAAGCCGCGGACGAACGACCCGTCCAGCTTCAGCACGGACACCGGCAGCCGGCTGAGGTAGGCGAGGTTGGAGTAGCCGGTGCCGAAGTCGTCGATGGCGATGCGCACGCCCATGTCGCTGAGGGCCTGCAGGGCGCGCAGCGGGCGGCCGGAAGAGCCCATCACGGCGGACTCGGTCAGCTCCAGCTGCAGCAGGTGCGGGGCGAGGCCGGTCTCGGCGAGGGTCTCCGCGACGTCCGCGACCAGGTCGGAGTCCCAGACCTGGCGTACGGCCACGTTGACGCTGACGAAGATGGGCGGCTCGTCGGGGTGTTCGAGCTGCCAGCGGCGGGCCTGGCGGCAGGCGGTGGCGAGGATCCAGCGGCCGAGCGGGACGATCGCGCCGTCTTCCTCCGCCAGTCCGATGAACCGATTCGGCGTCAGGGTGCCGAACTGCGGGTGGTTCCAGCGCACCAGTGCCTCGACCCCGCTGAGCCGTCCGTCGGCCATGCCCACCAGGGGCTGGTACTCCAGGGTGAACTCGCCGCGGTCGATGGCCGGGCGGAGGGTGGAGGCGAGGGCCTGGCGGGTCATGCGGTGGGCGTTGCGCTCGGGGTCGAAGAGCGTCCAGCGGGCCTTGCCGTCGGCCTTCGCCCAGTACAGCGTGGTGTCGGCGGCCTGCATCAGCCCGGTGGCGGTGGTCCCGGCGGCCTGCCGTTCGACGACGCCGATGGAGGCGGAGACGCTGAGCCGCTGCCCGGAGAGGTCGAACGGGGCCTGGAGCGCGGTGAGGACGGACTCGGCGAGGTCGGCGAGCTGTTCGGTGCCGGTGGAGTCCTCGACGAGGAGGGCGAACTCGTCGCCGCCGAGCCGGGCGACCAGGGGCGCGGCGGAGCGGGTGTAGCCGGCTTCCTCGGCGCAGCGGGTGAGCCGTTCGGCGACGGCGGCCAGCAGCCGGTCGCCGACGCGGTGGCCGAGGGTGTCGTTGATGGCCTTGAAGCCGTCGAGGTCGAGGAAGCACAGGCCGATCCGGCCGGTGCCGCCGCGGGTGTAGGCCTCGGTGTCGAGGGCGGCGGAGAGCCGTTCGAAGAACAGGGTGCGGTTGGGCAGCCGGGTCACCGGGTCGTGCATCTGCAAGTGCCGGAGCTGTGCCTGGAGTTCGCGGCGGGCGCTGATGTCGGTGACGGAGAGCAGGACGCCGGGTGTGCCGTCGGCGAGCGGGGCGACGGTGATCTGCGCCCAGACGGCGTGTCCGTCGGGGTGTTTCAGCCGCCGGGTGCAGCGCAGTTTCGCCTGCCGGCCGCGCAGCACCTCGCGGTAGGCGTGCCAGGTGCGCGGGTCGGAGGAGAGGTCGAGCAGGTCGGCGGCGACGCGTCCGACGAGTCCGCCGGGCGGGCCGCCGAACAGGTCGGCGAGGGTGTCGTTGGCCGTGGCGATCCGCCCGTCGCGGTCGACGACCGCCATGGCGAGCGGTGCCGCGGTGAACGCGGACCGGTAGGAGGCGGCGTCGCCGCCCGCCGGGTCCGCGGCCGTATCCGGTTCCGGGTCCGGGTGTGGAGGCACGAAGGCGACAGCGTCCGTACCACCCGGCGCCTTTGCGTCACTCTCCGTGACTACCGGCCGGATGAGGTCTGCCGCGGGCGTCGGCCCTTCGGAGGTTCCGCTCACCGCTCGCTCCCGCAGTGCACTCGATCGTCGTCCGCGCAGGAAAGTGTGCCGATCATAGAGGGTGCCCTCCGG includes:
- a CDS encoding fused MFS/spermidine synthase → MGKSRKARRAGGAAEGVVEAVDGGLAQLIPDRDRARAWTLLIDGAPQSHVDLDDPAYLSFEYQRRLGHVIDLAAPPGRPLTAVHLGGGALTLARYVAATRPRSTQQVVERDAPLVQLVRRELPLAPNARIRVRSTDAREGLAKVADGWADLVIADVFSGARTPAHLTSTEFLDEVRRALKPGGVYAANLADGPPLAHLRGQIATAAARFAELALVADPAVLRGKRFGNAVLVASDLPLPVAELTRRAASDPHPGRVEHGRALTDFTGGASPVTDAAAVASPAPPESVFR
- a CDS encoding tetratricopeptide repeat protein; its protein translation is MASSTVTSSQPSRPPRPNLAFRQLRGRRSPAEFAAAVRRAAREIGERVSCDARYIGRVEAGEIRCPNYAYERVFLHMFPGRTLTDLGFAPRSSVRGRGARAAADTTPAHDRIRPHTTGETGAGFEPYDPPYPQYPYDLSDPYGPHTDYEESDVLRRAFMTGGGATVAAASLAPIGLALDARAAQRPVRRVGASEASALEDAVRRIRLLDDRHGADGLYRRAAAPLRAAYALLDAGTTRQATADRLHSGAGELAISVGWLAHDSGRFDDARSHYAEALATARMTGDDALEAHAFCNTAFLARDAGRPREAVRAAQAAQRIARPLGSSRLMSLLALREAGGWAGLADRAGCEQALTRAQALFARGPADADPEWMSFYGEAELEGLEAQCWSALGDWQRAARHAGRAARLQDPHFTRNIALYTAELADDLARGGHPDEAAAAGMRVLDLLDQVQSSRVQTMLAGTARVLLPHRRAAGVSEFLDRHAGPARTA
- a CDS encoding histidine phosphatase family protein, whose translation is MAPRILLARHGQTEWSLSGKHTGRTDVPLLDEGRRGAKLLGERLHRAPFDGLPGAEVRTSPLSRARETCELAGFGDRAQTWDTLMEFHYGAYEGMTPAEIHAIRPGWLIWRDGVPDGETLAEVSARADEVVAWAREADRDVLVFAHGHILRTIGARWLGLPISFASRIRLNPTSLSVLGWAYGEPAVESWNDVGHLAG
- a CDS encoding phosphatase PAP2 family protein; translation: MPQSESPGIEASVRTRLRWWTELPLIVLVYACYSAGRLLARGDVATAVDHGLAILRIEKALHLNFEHPLNRLFTREAWIGIPADFWYASLHYLVTPALLIWIFRSRTVHYRAARTWLMTSTFIGLIGFTLLPTCPPRLLSAGHGFVDTMAHYSAYGWWGGEASAPRGLGGMTNQYAAMPSLHVGWSLWCGVMLWRYGGTRLAKTAAVVYPLVTTIVVMGTANHYFLDAVAGAAVMGAGLLLAPYVMRCADRVKARLTTRAALVPAAAAPVGTPPVGAPATAVPAVPVATASSIVSDECQTSAGERIPRQRESRFGPEAGPSAAPSEAGGGAPAPAR
- a CDS encoding AAA family ATPase, translating into MLRDTLHGPDRGVVVDSPPGAGKSTLVVRAALELAEAGRPLMVVAQTNAQVDDLVLRLAEKNPELPVGRLHSSDADPYDKALDELPQVRTSAKAADLTGLPVVLSTAAKWAHVKADEPWRHAIVDEAYQMRSDALLAVAGLFERALFVGDPGQLDPFAIVGSEQWAGLSYDPSASAVTTLLAHNPGLPQHRLPVSWRLPASAAPLVSDAFYPYTPFRSGTGHGDRRLAFAVPSDGSGPDRVIDEAAASGWGLLELPARHTPRTDPEAVRAVAVVVRRLLDRGGAATSERSPGPAPLTADRIAVGTAHRDQAAAVRAALAELGVRDVTVDTANRLQGREYDVTVVLHPLSGRPDATAFHLETGRLCVLASRHRHACIVVCRAGVGELLDDYPSTEPVQLGTLVKFPDGWEANHAVLAHLAEHRVSWRP
- a CDS encoding LLM class flavin-dependent oxidoreductase → MATRAGGPTVAADDTRDAETRTGEGDGIQGTAHGSAPVPLSVLDLVAVGAGHTSTDALRTSVALARLAESRGFHRYWVAEHHSMPGVASSSPAVILAHLAAHTGRIRLGSGGVMLPNHAPLVIAEQFGTLEAMAPGRIDLGLGRAPGTDGATAAALRRTDRPDEAADEFPRLLSELTRFLDDDFPDGHPYRRIHAVPGPVQGTSPGGVQSPHRPPIWLLGSSGYSARLAGLLGLPFAFAHHFSAQNTIPALDLYRESFKPSGVLAEPYALIGVSALAADEERVARREVRAAVLSMVRLRTGRPGLVPSPQEAEAYEFSPLEREFAQQWSANVIHGTADEVRTGLDDLQKRTGADELMITASTPTGEVRVRSYELIADAYGFPAA